In the genome of Fusarium poae strain DAOMC 252244 chromosome 1, whole genome shotgun sequence, the window ACATGATTAAAGCGCTCATACAAAAGTTCACGACTAACGATCTAGACAAAACACGACAGCAAGCGTGGAGAGCCGACTATATCGAGAACAAGGGTGATGGTAGGATATTTCTGCTACATGGAAGTCCTGGAGTTGGAAAGACATATGTAAGAGATCTACACCGATGTTTCAAGTAATTTGGCTAACGTTTTCCATATAGACAGCAGGTAAAATGATAAAGGAAGCCATTTGTATCAGTTTATACTGACAATATATCAGAGTGCATTGCCGAGTACACAGAAAGACCTTTGTTGTCTTTAACCTGCGGAGACATTGGTACAGATGAAGTCAAGATGGAAGCCCAACTCTCCAAATGGTTCCAGCTGGCTGAGAAATGGGGTGCTGTTATGTTGATTGACGAAGCAGACGTTTATCTTGAGAGACGCCAAGTTACCGACTTGAAGAGAAACAGTCTTGTTGCTGGTAAGTTACCTGTACATCTGCTAGCTCAAGTGTAACCAGTCTCATAGTCTTCCTACGGTGCATTGAATACTACCGAGGCATCCTCTTCCTAACTACCAACAGAGTAGGCCAATTTGATGATGCTTTCATCTCCCGAATCCACGTCATCATACATTATGAGAAGCTCAGCGCTGAAGGCCAGAGGAAGGTCTGGATGCAGTTCTTTGACAAGCTCGATTATGATCGTGAGGATTTCAAAGTCACACGGCGAGCCAAGGACTATATACTTGAGGATGGGGCCATCAGCGAAATGGAATGGAACGGAAGAGAGATTAGGAATGGTGAGTAACGCTAGTTGCGATTGATGTAATGGCTCTAACTTTATACAGCCTTCCAGACTGCTGTTGCCTTGGCAGATTACAGATACCAACAAGGTTCTGCGAACCAAAGACAACCGACTCTTGACCAACGCGACTTTGAGCAGGTTTGCGAGATGATGAAACAATTCAAGAGTTACTTGGTGAATGTCCATAATATGGACGAAGGGCAACGAGCTTTCAATGCGGGCTCTAGAGCGTTAGCTGAGTTTTAGTTTTAGTTCTTGAAACAGTATAGAGATCCTGTCACAGACGATCAGTCTTAACAGTCACATTCAACCAAAAGTGTTATTGTACGTGAAGACTTTTCAAATTAAGATATGTATAAGATTCGAACCGTTTCGCCTCGGCACAAGCGCGATAACCGGGGTAATTCAACAACCATTCTAATAGTATGACAAGCCCGTCCGGGcaagatatataatagtatatatctAAAGATTGTGAGTGATTACTTAACCACTGTAACCCCAGCGAGGAGCGTTGATGATAAGACCGCAGATGCAGCCAGACAGGATACCAGCAACTGGTAGGGTAATCATCCAGCCCATGTAGATCCAAGCAACCATGCGCCAGTTGATAGAGCGCCATGTGCCAGAGCAAAGACCGACACCGACCGTAGCACCTGTAATGCACTGGGTAGTAGAGACGGGAAGCTCTGAGGGACTTGTTAGTATTGATTCACGGTGAAGACTTTTATGGATAGAAACTTACTAAGACGGGTGGCAAGGATAACTGTGATACAGGCACCAAGCTCCATACTGAAACCTCGAGAAGGAGAGTGAAGGGTCAGACGGTTACCAAGGTTGCGCATAATGTTGTATCCGTAAGTCCAGATACCAAGAGCAATACCAGCACCACCAAAGCAACTATTCCTTATTAGCAATTATTCGTCCCAGTGATATCAACGTTACTTACAGAATCCAAATGGGAACCTCAGACTTGCTACCGGCAAGAGTGCCAGTTCTCCAGATTTGGTAGATGGTAGCATAAGGACCAATGGCGTTGGCAACATCGTTCGCACCGTGAGTGAAAGAGGCAGTGCAAGCAGTCATGACTTGCATAAATGTGTACAGGTACTCGGCGCGGTTGTCATAATGAGCAACGTTGGAGTGAATCTCATCGAGATCACCAGTGAGAATGCTCTTCTTGTTTTGCATGGCGAGAATATCCTGATCAACACCAGAGAGGAAGACCTTCTTGAGGTACCAGAATAGGACAGCACCGCTGAGAAGGCGACCTTCAGGCTTCTCGCCGATGAGACTGCGTCGGGGCTTGGCCTCAACAGGTTCAGCAACGTCGTCGATGTTTTCTGAAGGAGGAGACATGACCTTGTTCTCAGTAGAGCCCTCCTTTCCTTCGTTGCTGGTTTGGTCCTGAGCGCGGACAAACTCGTCGCTACCTTGGCGACCGGCGCGTCGAAGCTCGTTGAGCTCTTCCTTGGTGAGATGTCCCTCGTAGAAATTCTGAATACCGCCCTCGGCACCCTCAGGTTGTGCAGGAGGGGGAGGGcgcttgagaagaagagggccTTGGATGATGTGCCACCAGCGAAGCTGCCAGTCGTCACAGATGACGATACGATAAAGCCAAGggatgaggaagatggaAACAATAAGAGCCCAAGCAGCACCGACACCAATGATCATACCAACAGTCTCGGCGTCATTGAAAGTGATTTCAATGCTGCCACCCTTCCAGACGATAAGCATGGTGAGCAGAGAAGCAGTGATACCAAAGTAGACAGGGGTCAGGAAGAGACCCTTCCAAACAGGTTGGCTTCGAAGCATGACACCGTACTTggtgatgaggaagatgatAGCAGCAAAGGCGCCAGACAGACCGGGAGCAATAATCCAAGCGAGGAAAACAGAGACAACACCAGAGCTGATGCCCTTGTCCAGCTCAGCCCAGTGAATACCGTCAGCACCAACGAGAGCAACACCCATACCAATGACACCACCCATAATAGAGTGAGTAGTGGAGACAGGAAGACCGATGCGAGTGGCGAAGGTGAGGTAGATCGAAGAGGCGGCGATGGCGCACATCATACCGAGCATGAGCATGGCAGGGTCAGACTCGAATTGGTCCAGGTCGACGACCTTGGTACGGATGGTATCAGCGACGCGAGCACCGACACCGACTGATCCAGCGAATTCGAGAATAGAACCGAGTGTCATGGCTTGGATGTAAGTGATGGACCGGGATGAGACTGATGTAGCCCACGAGTTGGCGACATCGTTGGCACCTGGAGAAGCAAATCAGTCAGTACCTGCTGGGATGATTTAAGGGGGGGTAACAAGTCTTACCGATGTTCCAGGCATCGaggaaagagaagatggtgcCGAGGGCAAAGATGTAATCGTACTGATGAAGCACCATGATCAAAAAATGGCCGAAGGAATCGGACTTTTTGTTCCTTTCTAGAAAGACGGaatgaagaggaaggagcTGATGCACAGAAACCACAAGACGGAATTCCAGAAGAGCCGGATCCCTCCTTATATTCATTCACTTCTCCTCCAAGAGAAAAAGTGTGGGACGGGTAAGACTTGGCGAACAAGCTTATAATTATGGTTATGGGGCCAGATGCACGTCCTCGGTGACCAGAATGGATCGAGAGGCAATTCCATATTGTCCAATGACTGAGACAGGTACTCAATGGCGACACAAGTTCTGTCTTGGCAGATTAATCGAGGAGTGATGTTGGGTTCAGTGGTGCTTCTTGGCGACGACGGGGGTGGTCGCTCTCGTGCTTTGGTTCTTGATGTTCGTTGGACCGGGGAGTGATCTTGGCAGAAGGATTATTGTTGCTAGAAGAGAGTGGTGTTGGGTCTTTTCCATGGGGGGTTTTGCATGTGAAATGGAAGTATCGAGGTTGTATGTTGATGAGTTGGAGATCAGTCGAAGTTGAGATAAACATAGTTTGATGTTACGCCCGGACAGTAACAAAGTATATTCAGATAAACCTCGACAGCACTAAGACAAAAGAGATGATTGACATGCAGATAGCTAATCCAACCTTCTTTCAACAGTCCCCATCAAAGAGCAGACCAGGTCCCACGAGACTCTTAACCTCGCCCGGTCGATAGTACAACCCAAACAGGCAAGACACCACGGTGGGCTCAAAGAAAACTAATGTGACACCCTACTTTAGCAGTCCCGGAGTAATGGGAATAAGCTTTGAGCCAGTTCCTGACCCACGTGCAACAACGGATGTCGTTGTAAGGGAGGCTCTTTGAACAGGGATAACGAGCCAATCAGACAACAGGGTAGCACACGTGGAGTTGGTGGTTTGTCCACAATCGACGGACCACGATGCCAAGGCCGATCAGAGCAGGGCAACTTAATTAAGAGATAACCTTGTTTCTAGAGATTGATTGAGTTTAAGAGACTGTTGACTTTTGATATATACAAGCACGATAATCCGGGGAAGCATGAGAAGGAAGTGATCATCTTTCGACATGATATACAGAGCATCCAGATATCAACGACAACCTCAAACTACAACACCACACCAACAATAACTCGCGCATAATCACCATTCCTCGAAGAATGATATCTCTCACAAAATACAACTCGCCAAGCTAACCGCCAAGGCCCGCGCCACGACTCCCGCATCCCGCGAACTCGAGCATAACCACACGCGAGCTCTCCCTTCTGGCACGTTTCCATCTTGCCAAGTCAGCCAAGGCACCGAAGCTTTTTCTCACTTTCAGGGATACGCAATACATACTACAGTCTTGGCTGCGCTTTTCAGCTCCGAGGGACGACAAGTTTCGGGTTGGTCTGTTGTAGAAAAACGTCCGTCTTGGCTGTTGATCTAGACAAATGTGAGGTTCTAAGTGGTGTTGCTAATGAGATTGCCAGTAGGTAAGTGATTCCAGATGACTCGGGAAAGAGATTTACTGGCGTCTAGTTTTCTTGGGGAGATGCTTGTACAAACAGATGCCTGATTTTGTTGTAATTTCCGCGTCTGATTTTCGCGATCTGGCTTGGTCTTTGATAGTAGCAGGCCGCAAGACAAATGCATGATGGAATCCCTCTGGATTGCTACTTTACTTTTTGATGTTACATGTCCGTCTACATGTTGTGTCCGCTAATCGTGGTCACTTTTGTCTTATGCTCTCTATTATCCCATGTCAGTGGATCAAACGTGCATGCGCATATCCTGACAGATTGCTATGCATCGGCAACTATAGTGAAGCATATAGTGCCGACTCGGTCAAATATCTTATGCCATCTGGATCTTCTGGTTCCGGTTTGCTGCTTATAATCTACAGGACGTTTACCAACCGTTGGCTGCCACAAGCAGGTTTGCGATAAGTCCGTCTGCATATGGCAACATCCGAAGATGATAACAACAGACGCAGCCCAGTGACTAGTAGAGTTGTCTTCGGGTTACAGTGCATTAAGCCTTGTAATTGAAAAGTGCGGGTCGTAACTATGTGTGTCACTGATGAGAGCAGGTCAGAACAACCTTGGCAGCTGCATTGGTTTCTTTGAGAATGAATTTTGATGATCCATCATATAGGGTAGGATCATTCCAGTATAAACATTGTATATCTATCTATTTATCTAGACACAGAGAGTATCAAATGAGGTCCAAGATCACAATACAAGGTAAAGACAATAAATGCACTGTTTTGTACAGATTCTGTTCAACAGCCATAATTCACGACAAACATCCCTTTATCATAACACTCATGTTTGTCCTCATATCGTTGTCAGGTATGGACTGTCTGTTGAGAAATAGGTCTCGATTGCCACTAGGATCTTAATCCTTTTTGCTTTTATTACTGCCTGCCTCTTCACCCACACCATTCATTGATACTTTCAGCTAATAACTGGTCTCCCGCGGGATTTGGGGTTCTTCATCGCTGTTGACCAATCTTTGACCTCAATTTGTCTTGAACCCCCAAAGAAAGCCCCTCATCCCCCACGGCGGGGTATTTTGTTGTATTCCGGCCTCGGCTCCTCACCATAGAACCGAAGATTATGATTGGTCAACCTCGTCAATCCGGTCTTCTTTCCGATGTCATCATGTTCCCCATCATGCGATCATCAATGTCAGTACATATACAGCTCCGATCCCTCTTGAACAAAACATAATTATCCTCATATTCCCTCAATTACTGCCCAAAATGAAGCTGCTTTACCCAACATCCCTCAAGCTCGACATCCAAAGCCTCGAGGGCTTCTCGGTCGACCTCCACTCATACGATGTTAAGAAGCCCATCCCAGAGGAGCACGTCGACGCCGAAATCCTCGTCACATGGACAAACACGGCCGATAACCTTCAAGACGCCGCAAAGCGCCTAACAAAGCTTCAATGGATCCAATCCCTCGCTGCGGGTCCCAACGACGTTCTCAACGCCGGCTTCGACGCAtcaaagattaaaattactacCGGCTCCGGTCTTCACGACCACACTGTCGCAGAGCATGCACTAGGGCTCTTGCTCAACGCCGCTCGTCGCTTCTACGAGATGCGCGATTACCAGCTCCAGGGCAAATGGCCAGGCCACCTGGGCGGTCCTCAGCCAGATAGACCCAAGGACGCTTTCACAACACTCCGCGATGCGCGCGTGCTCATTTGGGGTTTCGGCAATATCGCAAAGAGCCTCACCCCGCAGCTCGTTGGTCTCGGCGCTCAAGTCCGGGGCATCGCTCGTCAAAAAGGTGTTCGCAACGGCATTGAGATTTACACCGAGGATGATCTCGACAAGCTCCTCCCTGAGACGGATGCACTGGTCATGATTCTCCCCGGCTCCGATTCCACACGCCACGCCCTCAATGCTGAGCGTCTCAAGCAATTGCCCAAGCACGCGTGGGTCGTCAACGTCGGGCGGGGTACATCAGTAGATGAGGAAGCGCTTGTTAATGCGCTGGAGAAGGGAGAGATTGGAGGAGCGGCATTGGACGTCTTTGAGACAGAGCCTCTCCCTGAGCCAAGCAAGATCTGGAAGGCACCTAATACCATTGTTTCACCGCATGCTGCTGGTGGACGACCACAAGGTGCTGAGGGTCTTATCGCTGATAATCTTAGACGATTCAGGGCGAAGCAGGATTTGAAGAAtgttatttaaataaaatggTCAAATAATAAAGACATATATCTCGCTTTTAATTCTCATCAATTGATCTCTTACTACGATTGAAATGACAGTGTTGCAATTGTCGATGCTGCAGAATTACCTTTTGTTCAGTTGGAGCTTTGAAGGGATTCCCACTGTAATTTAGGTACTGTGGTGGTAAGTCAGCCATCACCCCGCCCAAGATGTTCCCATTGGTTCAATTGACCCATCTAATCTTATCAGATCATCAGCAgcaccatcttcatcttcatctcatctccatTTTCATCCATCAGTTATCATCCGGTTTTGCAACCAAATTATTCGTCGCGATCATGACTCTAGTCCAGACCGCCTCTAACAAAGCCAGCGCACTCAATTCTTGCCAATTCACTCTCCCCACAAGAAGAGGCGAATACCTCATCCAAGTCTCATGGCCTTTATGCTGGAGCAGCGAACGTGCACCACCAAAAGATGACACTTCAACCGTCTCCACTGTGTAAGAAAAGACTCATCTTGGAGACACAAGACTCACTTTTCACAGATACATAGTTGATGGAAACGCCTACTTCTTCACAGCAACAGATATTGCTCGCCGATTGGAGCTGACTCACCACACTCGTGTTGTCCTTGTCGCAGTCGGGTATCCCAACAAAACCTCTGTTTTCGACAAGCGTCGCAATGGAGATCTCACACCCGAGGCTCCAGATGGCATCTACAGTGTACCGCCAGGTCCCGATGGGAACCCTTCTCTAGGTCCTTTCGGCGGCGCATCCGACTTTTTGGATATAATCCAAACACAACTCCGACCATATATCGAAAATACTCTCTTCCCAAATGTTCCTCTCAGTTCTGGACCCAATGCTCTATTCGGCCACTCCTATGGGGGCCTGTTCACTCTCAACGCTCTGTTCACGCAACCAGATTACTTCGATACCTTCATTGCAGCAAGCCCATCTATCTGGTTCAACAACAAAAGCATCGTGCAAAACCAAGAACGAGACTTTCACGCACGCGAACCTCCTAAAGGTCGAGCTCCACGACTCTTGGTCATGTTTGGCGGTGCTGAACAGACGCTGATAAAGCTGCCTGGTGAATCAGAAGAAAAATTTGACAAGAAGCAAAAGGGAGCGTGGGAGAGAAAGATGAAAGACAATGCGCTAGATCTGGTAGATAGGATGAGAGCGTCCAAGAATCTAAGGGATGTCTGGACATGGGAGTTTGAGGCGGAGGACCATGGTGGTGCAGCGCCTTGTGCTCTGCAGAGAGGACTATTCAGGTTTCTCTTGGATCAACGTGCAGAGCAATAGACTTCGCCTATATCTTTCCCACACATTTTGAAAAAAATAACACCAATGCACACTCTCAACAACCGATCTTTTGCACAAGTCAAACGCAAATCAATATACAATTACTTTTCTTCTCTATCTCAAACGCCATCGCTATGTTTAAACAAATATCGTCCTCACTAAGGTCTAGGTCTAGTAGGATTTACCTTgagtttaatctttttaaccCCCTTTGCCTTTGGCGCCTGCCCAGTCGCCCTCCTCTTACCAACCCTTCCAGCAACAACCGCCTGCGCTGCTTTTCTGGCCTCAAGTGCCTTCCAGTTAAAACTAGACGGGTCAAACGGAGGATCGTAATTCATCTCGAAGTCGTTCGTATCGTCGTACTTTAGAAGAGGAAGCTGTGGCCCTTGCACGACATCCCGACTTCGAAGCCCATACCGATGCTGACCGTTTCGCCATGCCGTGACAGTGGGAGGCTTGAGCGGCGGATGACTACTCAGCGCAGTTCGTGTCCACTGATTAATGATATCCCTCTGGAAGCAATGTAGATCCCACGCCGCCATACTCTTCCATGCCCagtcaggtcggatgccgtTGCCTGGAGCAAGGAGGTGAGGGACCGTCCAAGCATGACTAAAGTCGCCAATTTGGCCGTCATAGTACTGCTGCTCTTTCAGGTCACGGACTACAATGCCGCATTTGTGAAGATTGTGCAAGTTGCGTAGCATCTTGGGGATATGCTTGATCTGCCTCGCCTTCTCCTGGTTGGTAGGGGGAATCCCATCGGTACGATGGTCCTGAATCCAGTCTTTGACGATGGCATATACGGGCACTGACATGTCAGGATGTTCGAGTAGTCTCAATAACTCGCACCTGTGCTGACCGGCTGGACTGTTGGGATGGAACAGTTTGATTGCGTCGTCCCACTGTTGTTGGAACTTGGTTGTCAGGTAAACACGCAGATAGCCGTGCGATTTTATAGCAAGATCCTCGCGGCCAAGTTCCTTGAGTCTGCCGTATACGCGGCACTCGTTGTAGAAGGGTGTCGTTTGATCCCTTAAAGCATCCATTACGGCTTGGGGCTGAGGGTCGTCCACATTAGGATCGAAGTTTTGTGTCTGATCCATCATATAATGCTCATCGAAAGGGTACATTTCGAATGTTGGCACATCGAGCCAGTAGGTTTTGAACTATGTATCAAGGTCAGTTATCAGTTGGACAAGTCTTGTCCAAGTCTTTACTTACGAACTTGACAACAAATGTATTATTGTCGATCTGTACTCTGAATACAGCAGAGTGAACTCCTGAACCGAGGTATTCGAGTAACGTGTAGTCATGGTTCTCGATGTCCTCTGTGAAGGCCTCTAGCTTGGGGCCAGCAATGGTTGGCAGCGGGGGTAGTAGTGcaagagcagcagcagcagcagcggcagcagcagccattttgaagggATGATTGTGAAATgaaatgtatatatataagattgaATGACGTGTcgaaagcgtgatgattctGTTGTGATGTTGGCATATGTTGAGGCAGGGGATCGAGTCGCATCTTTGTACTTGGAAGGTTGACACCATCATCTTGACGGGGAGACATCTTGACGACTGTGTAGGCTTGATGATCAAAGAAAAGACAATAAAGAAGCATTGTTGTTTGAACAAGCTGAATATAAGGGCACGTTATACTGGTGGACCTCGACAAACGATTCGAGCCGAACAATAAGACGATGAAGGACCAGTTGGTTACGTTGCTTATTGTTCTATGTGAAAGATCAATTAACAAGTGTGGGTCTATTTTTACCAAATGTTATTCTAAAAATGATATTCTTTGTTTTGACAATAGCAATCCTGTCACTTCTTTGTCAGTGCCTGGCACATTTCATGCTACAACATACTTCTCTTCTGCCTTGACCACTTTTTTATGTATTTCACTGTTACGGATAGAAACATTTTCAAAAACAAGTTAATTATGTTTGTTTTGAGGAAGAACAATAGCATGGTTTAATTTTCTAATTTCACTGTGGACACTTGTAGTCAAAACAAACGATGCACTATTTAGATTGGGTGCACGATATCATGACCGATCTGTACATCCGGCCAGTGAATCTCACCAGTCCCTTGACTATCCGTAGGATGAATTCTGTATTTGGACTTATACATGTCATGTACGTACTTGGTAGTAGGAACTCATGGCAGAATTATCACTTCACTAGAACATATACCATGGAAtactactcgttggctagccgggagggggtgccaactaagcaagcttagttggccacaaaagtatgagacaaggcgaaaagtgtgagacatcccggaagatgcccacttggcgtgatttgcaccaaaataccatttttttcaatcaaatgacactcaaatcttgtcaaaataggctcaaactgatgaaaaggcgtagtttgaagcttctattgatttattggctatttcagagtgggagaaatgactgcgacggctctggtgatgctctggcaagggaaacagcttccctgccaaaatgtgccgtatatctgttttcttagccaataaggctatcttcttgtgccgttcttattcccctgatgatatcacgaagtgactcatgaagctgcgtgtggtgttgatagggacaaggagttgagggaagtgtaggtagtgatgactcagagtcaggtgcacagggcggcgatgagggcatctcgacttcgctgccgccggcgacttcaattacaggaagaatctcgtcttcttcatccatttcctcgtgctcgtgtgcttgtgtgaggttgaaagtgaccgtatcatcactgtgagggaggccggtgagatcaacggcgctgaggggcttcgcggcatactgtgccttgcggatagcttcacgcacatcatcagggagttgtgtatctatcatatagccgtcagtctcttctttcagtgcttgagtcatttgtgaacgctgtgtatccatagataaatagtcatattgcttccctgtgtgctccaaccactgcttgaactgcagcctctttggtatgccgttgacgataacttctttattctctcgccactcatccttgaggcggttcatctccttgatgatgacagatcgtgtgaatcgtataccctgcttatgttgcttcttcttatcgtcggcgatagcctcctcttgttgatctcgcagatcttgcagcgatactgtaggaataaggtcagagacagtctttgcgcggcggcctcgctttctctcgtgataccgcttttcgatgcgagttcttcgatcatccacgtactttttgataacatcctcaagcaccacagcttcatgaacgatgttgcgaatgtgccggagccctgcgagcgtaggagaactgaggatatcgtgatatcgctcgccgatggtctcggcggtgctggaagcggcgtgaaatcgcatatctgagggaagaagtgagaaatgagcaggcgtgaaggtcttcttcttcttgagctgcttcctgagaagatattctatggcaggtcggtctgtgggagggtagatgcccgtttttggaagcccgagatgatgtgagcggcagtgaagccttcattaaagatctcctgattttggtgagaaaaggggcctttttcggtgaaggctgattaagaaggcacatacctgaaaagctcctgcaaaggcacgccggccaaaggtaagatttcccttccgcaacgcctcacgaagcttcttctgatgcgcttccttcagagaattgaaatacgcctacatccattggctggagtatatgcgttgaatgaggcggaagaaatgctacgagaatattgaactttatcatatattctcgtaattcgaatgagccgtggcctgtgaagccgtcgataacgagcagccgccatacagcctcatcatcaggcctcgccgcgggaggcatatcgtgagtaaccaagcggttatttgtatcctgaaggtgctcattacacccaaaccactcttcaaaatcaagctgacgtttctgtacagtagcagatttctcccacgagcatcggttgaagtgcttcgcccactcgagcgttatcgccgcacttgagaatgccgagtctgactgagcgaagcgcatatcaggatcgccttcaatgaacgcccactcaagcgttggcaacgacttgaagatcagccagggggcgttgttgcgccggctgcgttgcctgagccgatgactgtgcaagtctcgcgatcttgcggagaaaatacctctgttgctgacttcttcttggtgcgtacaacgaggcattccatcttatctcgtagcattccgactctaactcctgcttcatctgcattccaggtctctgatgcaccgatattgtacttcgtcatcacatcgctgaggcgttggaaccactccttcgtatcatcaacgccgccttcctcatattcggcacgcgaagcttctctcgacttcaatatcgatttcgcaagctcaggatgatcatcgcggaagcgagagtaccacatcttgctcacaggtctcgcatcaggatcacggcggcgccgcagagtaagtgctgcatcttctatttcccacttggaggcaggcaggcctgacttttccatc includes:
- the PHO4_2 gene encoding phosphate-sensing transcription factor (TransMembrane:9 (o85-105i117-138o144-172i184-208o223-246i465-483o503-521i528-546o552-577i)); amino-acid sequence: MVLHQYDYIFALGTIFSFLDAWNIGANDVANSWATSVSSRSITYIQAMTLGSILEFAGSVGVGARVADTIRTKVVDLDQFESDPAMLMLGMMCAIAASSIYLTFATRIGLPVSTTHSIMGGVIGMGVALVGADGIHWAELDKGISSGVVSVFLAWIIAPGLSGAFAAIIFLITKYGVMLRSQPVWKGLFLTPVYFGITASLLTMLIVWKGGSIEITFNDAETVGMIIGVGAAWALIVSIFLIPWLYRIVICDDWQLRWWHIIQGPLLLKRPPPPAQPEGAEGGIQNFYEGHLTKEELNELRRAGRQGSDEFVRAQDQTSNEGKEGSTENKVMSPPSENIDDVAEPVEAKPRRSLIGEKPEGRLLSGAVLFWYLKKVFLSGVDQDILAMQNKKSILTGDLDEIHSNVAHYDNRAEYLYTFMQVMTACTASFTHGANDVANAIGPYATIYQIWRTGTLAGSKSEVPIWILCFGGAGIALGIWTYGYNIMRNLGNRLTLHSPSRGFSMELGACITVILATRLKLPVSTTQCITGATVGVGLCSGTWRSINWRMVAWIYMGWMITLPVAGILSGCICGLIINAPRWGYSG
- a CDS encoding hypothetical protein (SECRETED:SignalP(1-22)) yields the protein MAAAAAAAAAALALLPPLPTIAGPKLEAFTEDIENHDYTLLEYLGSGVHSAVFRVQIDNNTFVVKFFKTYWLDVPTFEMYPFDEHYMMDQTQNFDPNVDDPQPQAVMDALRDQTTPFYNECRVYGRLKELGREDLAIKSHGYLRVYLTTKFQQQWDDAIKLFHPNSPAGQHRCELLRLLEHPDMSVPVYAIVKDWIQDHRTDGIPPTNQEKARQIKHIPKMLRNLHNLHKCGIVVRDLKEQQYYDGQIGDFSHAWTVPHLLAPGNGIRPDWAWKSMAAWDLHCFQRDIINQWTRTALSSHPPLKPPTVTAWRNGQHRYGLRSRDVVQGPQLPLLKYDDTNDFEMNYDPPFDPSSFNWKALEARKAAQAVVAGRVD